The genomic interval GTATCTATTTTGGTCACACCCTTTCTCACCTGAGGCAATCAAGTTGCATTTTACGCCTGGAAGTTTGCTTCATACCTGGGAGCTAACTTCACTCCAATTCCAGTCATTTTATGGCAGTATTACACCTCTATGATGGTGAGTTTTTGTTCCATCATTGCCTTTTGCCTTGTCAGCCACTCTTTGGTCAGctaaatgggtttttttttgttttgttttttgagaaAAAAGCTTTAGATACTGCATCCATAAATGTTAGCATGTGTTTAATGCTAGTTTGCATGGCTTGATGCTTTAATACCCATATTTGAGCTCAAAATTGCTCCTTTTCACACTTTTATTGCTGTAGCAGAATTGAAATTTATACATATGTACAGAAAGAACAGCTGTTGTTCCTCTTTACTTACAtccatgaaatgtttttattcgcGCTTGTGTAAAACTAACCACAAATGACAGTGCTTGACAGTTGGTTGCTGCCCAGTAGTTCCTTGGACAAAGTTCAAAACCATATTTCTGCACCACAGTTGGCAATCATTGCTTGGTGAAGGCTTTACTCTGAATTTCAATACAGACTGCATGCATGCTATATGGCTGCCTTACCTTCTTTAAAATGCGTTCAGCACAGGCTTGGATTacgatctctctttctctctctctctctctctctctatctctgtctcaaTCTCAGGCTTTATCTTAAGCTCCGAACACGACAGGATCCTCATTCAGAGACGCTGTTGAGGTGTAAAATGTGATGAGAGGTGTTTTATGGTAGCAAAGTAATGCAGTGAGTCTTAAGTTTTTGAAATTTTGGTGCTCCTTTAAAATtgatatattttcatttgtgcTTTTTGCAATGAAAATCTTGTATCTCTTAACCTTGCCTCGacttgtacatttttttcaaaggaTTCTCCCTTTGATCTCGTGAAGATATTCAGCCTGGGAAAACCCGGGGCTTCTCCAAAGGAGGAGAAGGATAAATCTGGGTGTCACAGCTACAGTTGTGGCTCAGTTTCTATCCCCGTTTCTGACCCAAAGGCTGATTAGACTTGGGttttgaaagaaagagatgGGTGCAATATGAAGATATGCTATCAATATTTAAATTCAGAGTCCTGTTTGATTCTTGAAACCAATATCTTCAGTTTGTTAGgtgtttgttaattttttttattacatttgcaaGGCAAATGTATACTTGCTTACTTCTACTAATGCTTTTTCTAACGTATTATCAATCCTAAGGGCAtaagctaataaataaatattcatcaaaataatatcgaataatttaaatgtttatgtaacattttatCGAGGTGTTccccagtgtcagtgctttgtaactgtCAGTATGTATTCAGTATGATTTTACTCCTTTTGTTTTCTCTAAAATGTAacttgtttttgtcttattaaaatgTCCAGAGTAAAGTCATGCAATAATGTGGTTTACATCTGACTCCTGGCAGGACTGAGATTAAAATGGATTGAGTATGCTGAAgcttttagttttgttttggagtttgaaaatgtaattaaatcccTCCCTTTGTACTTGTGTTGTATGTTTGTACGCAGGGTAAAATGTAGATATTCAATCTATTCATATCCCACTCAGTGTGACCactaatatggaaaaaaaagaaatttttaaaACTCCAATTATTTTCACAAAGCTTAAAAAGGTCTTTTGGGGCTACACTGGGCTGTGAAATAAAGGCACTTCCCGTCGTTGTGCTGTTGTAATGATGGATTAGCCTCACTGCAGATAATTGCTTCCACACTGCTGTGTCTCTTCCGTCTTTACTTGAATTCACATATGGTTCAACTGCCTCAGACTCAACTATCTGATTGGCTGGTGATTTGACCTGGTGATATTTGCTTCTTCAGTGCAGAAATAATGACCCTCTCTCCACTCTTGTTGCCTTTTGGTTTTTGACATGCATTGTataatgtaaaatgtgtgttttataaaatctgtcagaataaatgtaaaattttcttCACATTTGCTTTCAGGAAATGcagcaaacattcattcatgaatattattgaaATTGCTGTCTGTGCTTAACCTTTTATTAAAATTTGAAAAGCTTTCatcctcagaaaaaaaaatcactttttccGAGCCATTGGTTTTCTGAGGTGAGTGTAAAGTGATTTAGACATGAAGTGGTAACCTGACAAGTGCACTTCTGGcatttattagttatttttagCCTTATAAactaatttttaaactttatagcTTCAGATTAAAAACCATAAAAGAAAagatcacacacagagaccttttatattttttttttatatatatatatataatatatatagaatgACAAGCTCTAATGGAGCTGATGCTTTTTATACAGTATCGAAAATGAAATGACTGCAAGTCCTACACAGTTTTCAGGAGCCCTCATATCATTTGacactgaatacattttttttcctccctaaCAAATTCAGTGTGTCTGTGGCTTGTAATGAGGGAGAATAAATGCTCTAGATGCCAGGTTTTGTTCAAAGGATTTCATCATGTCTGTAATAGTAAGTGATTGTAGGCAGCACATCATCTCTAGTGTAAAGCTCTGTAAGGAACAGGATGGCTTCAGAGCTTTGCAGCTTTGTTGTGCAAAAATTGTGGGAGATccgagagagacacagacagaactGGAATTTGCACCAGTGTGTTTCCTGTGGCAGGATGTAGTGAGTGGGGAGCATATCCATATCAATCCAGCTCCTCCGAAAATTAAATGACACAGCTCTCCCGAAGGAATTTGTGCCATCTCAGTCTTGGTAGTAGgcctgtgtgtatataaacagtAGGAAGAGgcagaaaattatttatttatttaataaaaaaaaaaaaaaatttagaatGATGGACATCATCTCGTGCTCTGTGTTTATAGAGCACAGGAACACGCAGTATATGAACAATCCTTTGCAAACTCTGTGATTTTGTCCAGTGATACTATACAGGTGAGAATACTCCTCACACTCTGAACCTTGCAACATGAGTCCTTCAAAAAAAACTGCAGGTTCTGATTCTCAGAATGTCCTTTcaatgttttatatgtttacatAAACATGACCTCACTGTCCATTTTAGTGGAAGCACCTGCACCCGGTCTTTGGTGCATTAAATTCCCAAATCAACAGTTTCTGACTGCCACGACCACAGAGATCtcatttttctccatttttatgTCTGATGTGaccattaactgaagctcttgacatgtgtgtgtgtgtgtgtttgtgttccacaCCAGGCTGCATTATGCTGCTGCCACTTGATTTGCTGATTAAATAACTGCATGTgtatacaggtgttcctaataaagttgattgtgtgtgtgttgccatggCGATGGTGTACTCATGTTTCCATATGCTTTCACGCAGCATATACTGGATAATCATCTGCTGTAATTTAGATGTATGAGTATTGTTTGGTCAAATGTTCACCACCCTAGGTCCTCCCATTCCTCCTATCCTTTTTCTTCGTCACTGGATAATCATCTCTCTTATTGTCTTCTGTTTTCAGAAAACATGGACTCTTTCAGCACTAAGAACCTGGCCCTGCAGGCCCAGAAGAAGCTCATGAGCAAGATGGCTACGAAGACAGTGGCCAACCTGTTCATCGATGACACGAGCAGCGAGGTGCTGGATGAGTTGTACCGTGTGACCAAGGAGTACACGCGCAACCGCAAGGAAGCACAGAAGATAATCAAGAACCTCATCAAGATCGTGGTCAAATTGGGCGTGCTGTACCGCAATGGGCAGTTTAACAGCGAGGAGCTTCTGCTTGTTGAGCGCTTCCGCAAAAAGGTGCACACACTGGCCATGACTGCAGTCAGCTTCCACCAGATCGACTTTACCTTTGACCGACGTGTCATGAGCAGTCTCCTAAACGACTGCCGCGAGCTGCTGCACCAGGCTATCAACAGGCACCTCACAGCCAAATCACATGCCCGTGTCAACCACGTCTTCAACCACTTCTCCGACTGTGATTTCCTGGCAGCTCTCTACGGCCCTTCCGAGATCTACCGTGGACATCTGCAGAGGATCTGTGATGGTGTGAATAAAATGCTGGATGAAGACAACCTTTGATCCTTAATTTTTGTCTCCCTGAGCCCTTATATTTTGTCGGGGTTTTTATTGTATGtgaatattttcacatttctattatctgttttttgttatgcCACACCCCAGCCTCAACTTCTTCAGTCCTCTTTCTGACTGAATGTTTTCCTGGGTGGGGAGAACAGCAGCTGCATGTTTTCCATGACAATGCAACACTCTTGGTCAAACCATTAAAAGAAGAGCACAACCCAGACTTTAAACACTCACTGGTATCTGGAAGGATTAATCAGGAGTGCTGGTTGAGCTGTAACGTTGAAGTAGCACATTGCACATGGTTTCCCTAATTTGCTTTCTTCTTgaagttttaaaatgtgtaattttATGCACTATAATAATTACGCCGAAGGAGATTTTACACTTGATCCTCTAGGATTAGATTGAAGTTTGCTTTCATTTGGTGGCTAGAAAAATAATGCCTGCTGCAGTTGTCCTCAGAAGCCCAATGTAAGCAATCTCTCAATGCTAAGCCTTTAATGTTTAATACCCACATGAGTCACGTGACAATGCAAGAACATAAATGAGCTTTATGTGGTCAACAAACCGGTTTAGTAAGTATGGAATGGTCATGTATCAGCAAGTCCTTGTCATGtatgtattttctttgttttattctttgctGTGACCTTTTCACCCTGATGCAGTTCCTCTTCGGGAATGAAGGCaaaatgagcatatttccatgTACTACTATTTCataccttttttgttttaatatttttattactgaGCCCTTTTTGCTatacttctttctttttgtgtgtgtatgtggctgtCACTAGTCACCTCCATGACTCAGCCAAAGAGATGCAATGCAGAATtttatttcaagggcaggaagGAACAAACTTTAGCAGGAGTGCTGATCTAGGGGTTAAAGTTAGCAGACGCATAACATGACACTCCAGCAGTCTGTGTTTTAATGTATCTAGAGATGTGTAGAGTGATGTGAGACATTTTACATTTCCCTGATAACATGAGCAGCTGTTAAATGAAGGACCTCAGTGAACAGGAGTATTTCTATAGGTGATCTGTAGGTGTGTAAAAACATTTTCCGGCTGTTTCTGTCCGCAGAGATCCTGCCCTGTGCATCAAGGTGTGATACGAATGTTTGCTTtcaatgttttataaatgaCCAAACATGGATGTCAATATTGATGCTCACCGTCCAAAGGTAAACATGAACCATAAATGTTTTACACTTATGaatagtggatttttttttaaaatataatataaatggtgTATGTAAAATTGGTTTTGACTGTGACACTAAAAGTAATTGTCATGAAGGCACAGAGCTTGAAGCTGAAATAAAACCATATTAGTAAACACAGCATTTCTTCTAAGGATTGAAGCCTGCTCGCACACAAAAGGATTGTTTACCGTTTATATGAGTGAACAAAAGTTGTCTTCCAACTTTCTGGTTCTATCTTTTTGCTCGCTTCTACACTTGTGTTGATTTGTAGGTTTGTGCCTCCACCTTTCAGACCTGTTATGTATATACGtacatatatagtatatataaaggaaatcttgtttttatttgaacctcttgttgttttttccccaccaaGAGGCCTAACGAGAGTTAATTATCTTATCAAGCCCGTATTAATTCCCCTAATCCACCAACTAACTGTGTTGTATGGCTGTAATTTACTTGAGCATATCAGCTCTTCTTTTCACCTCATATGGTCATGCAGGTCCAAATGAGTGATATGTGCTCTGATTACCTGTTCAGCTGTGTTTAGATTACACTGCAGATGGCTGTAGGTAATGACTTGGGATCCTCTTGACCTTAAAAAAAAGACCTATTTGTGTATTTAGAGAAGCTGTTGGCTTGAGAGTCAGTTtctaaaagaaaagcagaaataaaaaaggaaatgactCGCTGAGCCTGAAAATGAGACTGCTGATCGACTTCCAtgtctttttttgctgtatttaaaaATCCAATTTAGAACAAGAAGACTGCTGACAGTATAGTTCATTTAACAGTTGATAAGTTTCAATATAGCCCCATGGTACGTCAGCAAAAGGaggatgatttttttgttttttttagtttaaagaaAGATGCAAGGGCCTATGAAAATTTCTGTGTACACCCCGCCATTTATTATTCCCCTCACAGCTTGCGGATTGCCTGGGTGACATCCTCTCCATCCTGT from Tachysurus vachellii isolate PV-2020 chromosome 1, HZAU_Pvac_v1, whole genome shotgun sequence carries:
- the tnfaip8l1 gene encoding tumor necrosis factor alpha-induced protein 8-like protein 1 isoform X1; the encoded protein is MAVLHLYDENMDSFSTKNLALQAQKKLMSKMATKTVANLFIDDTSSEVLDELYRVTKEYTRNRKEAQKIIKNLIKIVVKLGVLYRNGQFNSEELLLVERFRKKVHTLAMTAVSFHQIDFTFDRRVMSSLLNDCRELLHQAINRHLTAKSHARVNHVFNHFSDCDFLAALYGPSEIYRGHLQRICDGVNKMLDEDNL
- the tnfaip8l1 gene encoding tumor necrosis factor alpha-induced protein 8-like protein 1 isoform X2 — its product is MDSFSTKNLALQAQKKLMSKMATKTVANLFIDDTSSEVLDELYRVTKEYTRNRKEAQKIIKNLIKIVVKLGVLYRNGQFNSEELLLVERFRKKVHTLAMTAVSFHQIDFTFDRRVMSSLLNDCRELLHQAINRHLTAKSHARVNHVFNHFSDCDFLAALYGPSEIYRGHLQRICDGVNKMLDEDNL